From the Salarias fasciatus chromosome 16, fSalaFa1.1, whole genome shotgun sequence genome, one window contains:
- the ccdc93 gene encoding coiled-coil domain-containing protein 93 isoform X1 codes for MAAASSVFHRVRTGSKIGAQYDQEGNLIQVETREDEEQSVKLGEILELLLAAGYFRARIKGLSPFDKVVGGMTWCITTCNFDIDVDLLFQENATIGQKIALTEKIVSVLPKMKCPHRLEPHQIQGLDFIHIFPVIQWLVKRAIETREEMGDYVRAYSISQFQKNHRLPEDEEFLQRRDGAVRAVLDVMEVYKPQRKYRRQRGAEVLTDEESRVHSTLLEYGSGAAVASPLFLLLFPHLPSSISTTRMSDFLLRYGFNKQSEQDKVDKGRASVPAGSHPAPPGGSDGSEEDQLQAAEEMRIKSLMTNMAAMENEEGKLTASAVGQLVGLQSEEIKQIASEYAEKQSERSSEERSERYGPLQQHRRAVASLNKHIQQKTKELQELQEKHSDVKASCDEAKRQLTEATQQSQQLEKELKCLEGMEEQADSGVLEKLRALVTMNESLKQQEQEFRAHCREEMTRLQHNIEELKSSSGQDTDEEKERNELIDKQYNADREKLQKIRLLMARRNREIAILQRKIDEVPSRAELTQYQKRFIELYSHVSATHKETKQFFTLYNTLDDKKVYLEKEVNLLNSIHDNFQQAMASSAAKEQFLRQMEQIVEGIKHSRIKMEKKKQENKMRRDQLNDEYLELLDKQRLYFKTVKDFKEECRKNEMLLSKLRAKGAS; via the exons atggcggcggctTCGTCTGTTTTCCACAGAGTGAGAACTGGCTCAAAAATAGGAGCTCAGTACGACCAGGAGGGGAACCTCATCCAG GTGGAAACCCGAGAAGATGAGGAGCAGAGCGTGAAGCTGGGAGagatcctggagctgctgctggctgctggatACTTCAGAGCCAGAATTAAAGGGCTGTCCCCCTTTGATAAG GTGGTCGGCGGGATGACCTGGTGCATCACTACATGTAACTTTGACATTGATGTGGATCTTCTTTTCCAAGAAAATGCCACCATCGGTCAGAAGAT AGCCCTGACAGAGAAAATCGTCTCAGTTCTCCCGAAGATGAAGTGTCCTCATCGTCTGGAGCCGCATCAGATCCAAGGGCTGGATTTCATCCACATCTTTCCAGTGATACAG TGGCTGGTGAAGCGAGCCATTGAGACCAGGGAGGAGATGGGGGATTATGTTCGGGCCTACTCCATCTCTCAGTTCCAGAAGAACCACAGACTACCAGAG GATGAAGAGTTCCTCCAGAGGAGAGACGGGGCCGTGAGGGCAGTCCTGGATGTAATG GAGGTCTACAAACCCCAGAGGAAGTACAGGAGGCAGAGGGGAGCCGAGGTGCTGACGGACGAGGAGTCCCGGGTCCACTCCACCCTGCTGGAGTATGGAAG TGGTGCTGCTGTAGCTtctcctctgtttctcctcctgtttcctcacCTCCCATCATCCATCTCCACCACTAGAATGTCAGATTTCCTGCT gCGGTATGGATTCAATAAGCAGTCCGAACAAGACAAG GTGGATAAAGGAAGAGCCTCCGTTCCTGCTGGATCACACCCAGCGCCGCCCGGAGGCTCCGACGGGTCAGAAGAGGACCAgcttcaggctgcagaggag ATGCGAATTAAAAGCCTGATGACCAACATGGCCGCCATGGAGAATGAGGAG gGGAAGCTGACGGCGAGCGCCGTCGGTCAGCTCGTGGGACTGCAGTCGGAGGAGATCAAGCAGATCGCCTCAGAGTACGCCGAGAAG CAGTCGGAGCGTTCCTCAGAGGAACGTTCAGAACGCTACGGcccgctgcagcagcaccgCCGAGCCGTGGCCTCGCTCAACAAACACATCCAGCAGAAGACCaaagagctgcaggag TTACAGGAGAAGCACTCAGACGTGAAGGCGAGCTGTGACGAGGCCAAAAGACAGCTGACGGAG GCCACTCAGCAGtcccagcagctggagaaggagctgaagTGTTTGGAGGGGATGGAGGAGCAGGCTGACAGCGG TGTTCTGGAGAAGCTGAGGGCTCTGGTGACCATGAATGAGagcctgaagcagcaggaacaggagttTCGTGCACACTGCAGA GAAGAGATGACCCGGCTGCAGCACAACATTGAGGAGCTGAAGTCTTCATCGGGGCAGGACACCGATGAGGAGAAG gagagGAACGAGCTGATAGACAAACAGTACAACGCAGACCgggagaagctgcagaagatCCGCCTGCTCATG GCCCGGAGGAACCGTGAGATCGCCATCCTGCAGAGGAAGATAGACGAGGTGCCGAGCCGGGCCGAGCTGACTCAGTACCAGAAGAGGTTCATCGAGCTCTACAGCCACG TGTCTGCCACGCACAAGGAGACCAAGCAGTTCTTCACCCTCTACAACACGCTGGACGACAAGAAGGTGTATCTGGAGAAAGAG gtcAACCTCCTGAACTCCATCCACGATAACTTCCAACA AGCCATGGCGTCCTCGGCTGCCAAGGAGCAGTTCCTCCGCCAGATGGAGCAGATCGTGGAGGGAATCAAGCACAGTCGCATCAAG atggagaaaaagaagcaaGAGAACAAGATGAGGAGAGACCAGCTGAACGACGAGTACCTGGAGCTGCTCGACAAGCAGAGGCTCTACTTCAAAACTGTCAAAGACTTCAAGGAG GAGTGTCGGAAGAATGAAATGCTGCTGTCCAAGCTGAGAGCTAAAGGAGCGTCTTAG
- the ccdc93 gene encoding coiled-coil domain-containing protein 93 isoform X2, with protein MAAASSVFHRVRTGSKIGAQYDQEGNLIQVETREDEEQSVKLGEILELLLAAGYFRARIKGLSPFDKVVGGMTWCITTCNFDIDVDLLFQENATIGQKIALTEKIVSVLPKMKCPHRLEPHQIQGLDFIHIFPVIQWLVKRAIETREEMGDYVRAYSISQFQKNHRLPEDEEFLQRRDGAVRAVLDVMEVYKPQRKYRRQRGAEVLTDEESRVHSTLLEYGRMSDFLLRYGFNKQSEQDKVDKGRASVPAGSHPAPPGGSDGSEEDQLQAAEEMRIKSLMTNMAAMENEEGKLTASAVGQLVGLQSEEIKQIASEYAEKQSERSSEERSERYGPLQQHRRAVASLNKHIQQKTKELQELQEKHSDVKASCDEAKRQLTEATQQSQQLEKELKCLEGMEEQADSGVLEKLRALVTMNESLKQQEQEFRAHCREEMTRLQHNIEELKSSSGQDTDEEKERNELIDKQYNADREKLQKIRLLMARRNREIAILQRKIDEVPSRAELTQYQKRFIELYSHVSATHKETKQFFTLYNTLDDKKVYLEKEVNLLNSIHDNFQQAMASSAAKEQFLRQMEQIVEGIKHSRIKMEKKKQENKMRRDQLNDEYLELLDKQRLYFKTVKDFKEECRKNEMLLSKLRAKGAS; from the exons atggcggcggctTCGTCTGTTTTCCACAGAGTGAGAACTGGCTCAAAAATAGGAGCTCAGTACGACCAGGAGGGGAACCTCATCCAG GTGGAAACCCGAGAAGATGAGGAGCAGAGCGTGAAGCTGGGAGagatcctggagctgctgctggctgctggatACTTCAGAGCCAGAATTAAAGGGCTGTCCCCCTTTGATAAG GTGGTCGGCGGGATGACCTGGTGCATCACTACATGTAACTTTGACATTGATGTGGATCTTCTTTTCCAAGAAAATGCCACCATCGGTCAGAAGAT AGCCCTGACAGAGAAAATCGTCTCAGTTCTCCCGAAGATGAAGTGTCCTCATCGTCTGGAGCCGCATCAGATCCAAGGGCTGGATTTCATCCACATCTTTCCAGTGATACAG TGGCTGGTGAAGCGAGCCATTGAGACCAGGGAGGAGATGGGGGATTATGTTCGGGCCTACTCCATCTCTCAGTTCCAGAAGAACCACAGACTACCAGAG GATGAAGAGTTCCTCCAGAGGAGAGACGGGGCCGTGAGGGCAGTCCTGGATGTAATG GAGGTCTACAAACCCCAGAGGAAGTACAGGAGGCAGAGGGGAGCCGAGGTGCTGACGGACGAGGAGTCCCGGGTCCACTCCACCCTGCTGGAGTATGGAAG AATGTCAGATTTCCTGCT gCGGTATGGATTCAATAAGCAGTCCGAACAAGACAAG GTGGATAAAGGAAGAGCCTCCGTTCCTGCTGGATCACACCCAGCGCCGCCCGGAGGCTCCGACGGGTCAGAAGAGGACCAgcttcaggctgcagaggag ATGCGAATTAAAAGCCTGATGACCAACATGGCCGCCATGGAGAATGAGGAG gGGAAGCTGACGGCGAGCGCCGTCGGTCAGCTCGTGGGACTGCAGTCGGAGGAGATCAAGCAGATCGCCTCAGAGTACGCCGAGAAG CAGTCGGAGCGTTCCTCAGAGGAACGTTCAGAACGCTACGGcccgctgcagcagcaccgCCGAGCCGTGGCCTCGCTCAACAAACACATCCAGCAGAAGACCaaagagctgcaggag TTACAGGAGAAGCACTCAGACGTGAAGGCGAGCTGTGACGAGGCCAAAAGACAGCTGACGGAG GCCACTCAGCAGtcccagcagctggagaaggagctgaagTGTTTGGAGGGGATGGAGGAGCAGGCTGACAGCGG TGTTCTGGAGAAGCTGAGGGCTCTGGTGACCATGAATGAGagcctgaagcagcaggaacaggagttTCGTGCACACTGCAGA GAAGAGATGACCCGGCTGCAGCACAACATTGAGGAGCTGAAGTCTTCATCGGGGCAGGACACCGATGAGGAGAAG gagagGAACGAGCTGATAGACAAACAGTACAACGCAGACCgggagaagctgcagaagatCCGCCTGCTCATG GCCCGGAGGAACCGTGAGATCGCCATCCTGCAGAGGAAGATAGACGAGGTGCCGAGCCGGGCCGAGCTGACTCAGTACCAGAAGAGGTTCATCGAGCTCTACAGCCACG TGTCTGCCACGCACAAGGAGACCAAGCAGTTCTTCACCCTCTACAACACGCTGGACGACAAGAAGGTGTATCTGGAGAAAGAG gtcAACCTCCTGAACTCCATCCACGATAACTTCCAACA AGCCATGGCGTCCTCGGCTGCCAAGGAGCAGTTCCTCCGCCAGATGGAGCAGATCGTGGAGGGAATCAAGCACAGTCGCATCAAG atggagaaaaagaagcaaGAGAACAAGATGAGGAGAGACCAGCTGAACGACGAGTACCTGGAGCTGCTCGACAAGCAGAGGCTCTACTTCAAAACTGTCAAAGACTTCAAGGAG GAGTGTCGGAAGAATGAAATGCTGCTGTCCAAGCTGAGAGCTAAAGGAGCGTCTTAG
- the LOC115403379 gene encoding fibroblast growth factor 4A-like, whose amino-acid sequence MAICVMWVSMSVCWQLPGILLLLVLTGLDGSEGAEKQHADGSPEEQGARIRELWKLHMKGKDVPPVAARSKQQLLYCRVGIGFHLQILPSGLVGGVHEPTKYCWFRVCAVEPGVVAVRGVDSGMYLCMSAEGRSYGAEKFSKDCMLKENLEENHYNTYSSVTHPHVYLALSHMGNPKRAVSHHQACTHFLPRRSL is encoded by the exons ATGGCCAT CTGTGTGATGTGGGTCAGTATGAGTGTGTGCTGGCAGCTGCCtggcatcctgctgctgctggttctgactGGGCTGGATGGTTCTGAGGGGGCAGAGAAGCAGCATGCAGACGGTTCTCCCGAGGAGCAGGGAGCTCGAATTCGAGAACTGTGGAAGCTGCACATGAAAGGAAAAG ATGTTCCTCCAGTGGCAGCCaggtccaaacagcagctgctctaCTGCCGGGTTGGGATTGGCTTCCATCTCCAGATCCTGCCCAGTGGCCTGGTGGGAGGTGTCCACGAACCCACCAAATACT GTTGGTTCAGAGTATGTGCAGTGGAGCCTGGAGTTGTGGCGGTCCGAGGGGTGGACAGTGGCATGTACCTCTGCATGAGCGCAGAAGGACGGTCGTATGGAGCG gAGAAGTTCTCCAAAGACTGCATGTTgaaggagaacctggaggagaaccactACAACACCTACTCCTCTGTGACCCACCCACATGTCTACCTGGCCCTCTCTCACATGGGAAACCCGAAGAGGGCAGTGAGCCACCACCAGGCCTGCACTCACTTCCTGCCCCGGAGGTCTCTCTGA
- the ccdc93 gene encoding coiled-coil domain-containing protein 93 isoform X3, which yields MAAASSVFHRVRTGSKIGAQYDQEGNLIQVETREDEEQSVKLGEILELLLAAGYFRARIKGLSPFDKVVGGMTWCITTCNFDIDVDLLFQENATIGQKIALTEKIVSVLPKMKCPHRLEPHQIQGLDFIHIFPVIQWLVKRAIETREEMGDYVRAYSISQFQKNHRLPEDEEFLQRRDGAVRAVLDVMEVYKPQRKYRRQRGAEVLTDEESRVHSTLLEYGRRYGFNKQSEQDKVDKGRASVPAGSHPAPPGGSDGSEEDQLQAAEEMRIKSLMTNMAAMENEEGKLTASAVGQLVGLQSEEIKQIASEYAEKQSERSSEERSERYGPLQQHRRAVASLNKHIQQKTKELQELQEKHSDVKASCDEAKRQLTEATQQSQQLEKELKCLEGMEEQADSGVLEKLRALVTMNESLKQQEQEFRAHCREEMTRLQHNIEELKSSSGQDTDEEKERNELIDKQYNADREKLQKIRLLMARRNREIAILQRKIDEVPSRAELTQYQKRFIELYSHVSATHKETKQFFTLYNTLDDKKVYLEKEVNLLNSIHDNFQQAMASSAAKEQFLRQMEQIVEGIKHSRIKMEKKKQENKMRRDQLNDEYLELLDKQRLYFKTVKDFKEECRKNEMLLSKLRAKGAS from the exons atggcggcggctTCGTCTGTTTTCCACAGAGTGAGAACTGGCTCAAAAATAGGAGCTCAGTACGACCAGGAGGGGAACCTCATCCAG GTGGAAACCCGAGAAGATGAGGAGCAGAGCGTGAAGCTGGGAGagatcctggagctgctgctggctgctggatACTTCAGAGCCAGAATTAAAGGGCTGTCCCCCTTTGATAAG GTGGTCGGCGGGATGACCTGGTGCATCACTACATGTAACTTTGACATTGATGTGGATCTTCTTTTCCAAGAAAATGCCACCATCGGTCAGAAGAT AGCCCTGACAGAGAAAATCGTCTCAGTTCTCCCGAAGATGAAGTGTCCTCATCGTCTGGAGCCGCATCAGATCCAAGGGCTGGATTTCATCCACATCTTTCCAGTGATACAG TGGCTGGTGAAGCGAGCCATTGAGACCAGGGAGGAGATGGGGGATTATGTTCGGGCCTACTCCATCTCTCAGTTCCAGAAGAACCACAGACTACCAGAG GATGAAGAGTTCCTCCAGAGGAGAGACGGGGCCGTGAGGGCAGTCCTGGATGTAATG GAGGTCTACAAACCCCAGAGGAAGTACAGGAGGCAGAGGGGAGCCGAGGTGCTGACGGACGAGGAGTCCCGGGTCCACTCCACCCTGCTGGAGTATGGAAG gCGGTATGGATTCAATAAGCAGTCCGAACAAGACAAG GTGGATAAAGGAAGAGCCTCCGTTCCTGCTGGATCACACCCAGCGCCGCCCGGAGGCTCCGACGGGTCAGAAGAGGACCAgcttcaggctgcagaggag ATGCGAATTAAAAGCCTGATGACCAACATGGCCGCCATGGAGAATGAGGAG gGGAAGCTGACGGCGAGCGCCGTCGGTCAGCTCGTGGGACTGCAGTCGGAGGAGATCAAGCAGATCGCCTCAGAGTACGCCGAGAAG CAGTCGGAGCGTTCCTCAGAGGAACGTTCAGAACGCTACGGcccgctgcagcagcaccgCCGAGCCGTGGCCTCGCTCAACAAACACATCCAGCAGAAGACCaaagagctgcaggag TTACAGGAGAAGCACTCAGACGTGAAGGCGAGCTGTGACGAGGCCAAAAGACAGCTGACGGAG GCCACTCAGCAGtcccagcagctggagaaggagctgaagTGTTTGGAGGGGATGGAGGAGCAGGCTGACAGCGG TGTTCTGGAGAAGCTGAGGGCTCTGGTGACCATGAATGAGagcctgaagcagcaggaacaggagttTCGTGCACACTGCAGA GAAGAGATGACCCGGCTGCAGCACAACATTGAGGAGCTGAAGTCTTCATCGGGGCAGGACACCGATGAGGAGAAG gagagGAACGAGCTGATAGACAAACAGTACAACGCAGACCgggagaagctgcagaagatCCGCCTGCTCATG GCCCGGAGGAACCGTGAGATCGCCATCCTGCAGAGGAAGATAGACGAGGTGCCGAGCCGGGCCGAGCTGACTCAGTACCAGAAGAGGTTCATCGAGCTCTACAGCCACG TGTCTGCCACGCACAAGGAGACCAAGCAGTTCTTCACCCTCTACAACACGCTGGACGACAAGAAGGTGTATCTGGAGAAAGAG gtcAACCTCCTGAACTCCATCCACGATAACTTCCAACA AGCCATGGCGTCCTCGGCTGCCAAGGAGCAGTTCCTCCGCCAGATGGAGCAGATCGTGGAGGGAATCAAGCACAGTCGCATCAAG atggagaaaaagaagcaaGAGAACAAGATGAGGAGAGACCAGCTGAACGACGAGTACCTGGAGCTGCTCGACAAGCAGAGGCTCTACTTCAAAACTGTCAAAGACTTCAAGGAG GAGTGTCGGAAGAATGAAATGCTGCTGTCCAAGCTGAGAGCTAAAGGAGCGTCTTAG